A section of the Festucalex cinctus isolate MCC-2025b chromosome 7, RoL_Fcin_1.0, whole genome shotgun sequence genome encodes:
- the LOC144022285 gene encoding uncharacterized protein LOC144022285, whose protein sequence is MPSPSCLLPLLLMCCVHCRDSPPTFEHRDPSTGETLACNKCPPGTHMSAHCTAAAQTQCAPCRDGHFTELWNFLPKCLYCNEFCTGDKVVDTECAPRNNRACRCKEGFYMTEDYCNKHSECAHGYGVLTRGTFQNDTVCQKCSAGFFSASSSAVETCGNHKQCVNGQLVLLNGTASHDTTCGLCEELANGGELLRTFLLRFISMHRMRSGKTRRFFNRNIDYSGEERHTMTRSSLAHHQRRRRRLHSIRIWLQRTPKEQLTKLPHVLRAFQLVSMADKLNERLKEIEGQESNCTLTHLFSFDT, encoded by the exons ATG CCGTCCCCGTCATGCTTGCTGCCGCTCCTGCTGATGTGCTGCGTTCACTGCCGCGACTCCCCTCCCACCTTCGAACACAGAGATCCGTCCACGGGGGAGACGCTCGCGTGCAACAAGTGTCCCCCCGGCACGCACATGTCTGCCCACTGCACGGCCGCCGCGCAAACGCAATGCGCGCCGTGCAGGGACGGCCACTTCACGGAGCTGTGGAACTTCCTGCCCAAGTGTCTGTACTGCAACGAGTTCTGCACCGGCGACAAGGTGGTCGACACCGAGTGCGCTCCTCGCAACAACAGAGCGTGCCGCTGCAAGGAGGGCTTCTACATGACGGAAGACTACTGCAACAAACATTCCGAGTGCGCACACGGATATGGCGTTCTTACTAGAG gtACATTCCAAAATGACACAGTGTGTCAAAAGTGCTCCGCTGGCTTCTTCTCCGCCTCTTCCTCTGCTGTGGAGACGTGTGGCAACCACAAGCAGTGCGTCAACGGGCAGCTCGTGCTCCTCAACGGCACCGCATCTCATGACACGACGTGTGGCCTCTGTGAGGAACTTGCAAATGGAG GTGAGCTGCTCAGGACCTTCTTGTTAAGATTCATTAGTATGCACAGAATGCGCTCAGGGAAAACGAGGAGATTTTTTAACAG AAATATCGATTATTCAGGGGAGGAAAGGCACACCATGACGCGCTCCTCATTGGCTCACCATCAGCGGCGACGTCGTCGCTTGCATAGCATCCGAATTTGGCTCCAAAGGACGCCAAAGGAGCAGCTGACGAAACTGCCACACGTGTTAAGGGCTTTTCAGCTCGTCTCCATGGCAGATAAGCTGAACGAGAGACTGAAAGAGATTGAAGGACAGGAATCAAACTGTAccttaacacatttattctcaTTTGACACTTGA